One window from the genome of Oncorhynchus gorbuscha isolate QuinsamMale2020 ecotype Even-year linkage group LG14, OgorEven_v1.0, whole genome shotgun sequence encodes:
- the LOC123995971 gene encoding uncharacterized protein LOC123995971 isoform X1, whose protein sequence is MKDTHTLLNLLLLLVYLAACGCFDELPGSALTTDGGSGSTNGPLELTIVGPDFVKVGVPHSFDCSAQCSPSCSYRMSIDGQIWHGNELLFTARQWEESLNLTCTARNDYSGRSSTVTKILQVLAGPTNISITGPALMTPGAPQSFQCNADCRPSCNYTWKIKGRWLGGQGNKITVTPEELATSATLNCKAINSVSGLYAMATRTIPVTSGPSEVHVIGPDSVAVGFKSMFQCTAKCIPACDYRWTIDGHTVHGSEMEMTVEQHVKPEKIMCHAQNMVSTHFEVVTKSIRVEENDKKTILSKQYGCQAVSSLCLSKKTISGRKHQHCTAAETWSRLSPNIAC, encoded by the exons ATGAAGGATACACACACCCTGCTTAATCTACTTCTGCTGCTAGTGTACCTAGCAG CCTGTGGCTGTTTTGATGAACTTCCAGGATCAGCTTTGACCACTGATGGAGGGAGTGGCAGTACCA ATGGTCCCTTGGAACTAACCATTGTGGGACCTGACTTTGTTAAAGTGGGTGTGCCACACAGCTTTGACTGTTCCGCCCAGTGCTCTCCCTCCTGTAGCTACAGAATGAGTATCGACGGGCAGATTTGGCATGGCAACGAGCTGTTGTTCACAGCTCGCCAGTGGGAGGAGTCCCTAAACCTCACATGCACTGCAAGGAATGATTACTCTGGGAGGTCCTCCACAGTAACAAAGATACTGCAGGTTTTAG CTGGACCTACCAACATATCGATCACAGGCCCTGCCCTGATGACCCCAGGGGCCCCTCAAAGCTTCCAGTGTAACGCAGACTGCCGTCCCTCCTGCAACTACACCTGGAAGATAAAGGGCCGATGGCTCGGGGGGCAGGGGAACAAGATTACTGTAACTCCCGAAGAGTTGGCCACCTCTGCTACCCTGAACTGCAAGGCCATCAACAGTGTGTCTGGGCTCTATGCCATGGCAACCAGGACAATTCCTGTAACAT CTGGTCCATCAGAGGTCCACGTCATCGGCCCAGACTCTGTTGCAGTCGGCTTCAAGTCCATGTTTCAGTGCACTGCCAAATGCATTCCCGCTTGTGACTACCGCTGGACCATTGATGGTCACACTGTCCACGGCAGTGAGATGGAGATGACGGTCGAGCAACATGTGAAGCCAGAGAAGATTATGTGCCACGCTCAGAATATGGTCTCAACTCATTTTGAGGTGGTCACCAAGTCCATACGGGTGGAAG AAAATGACAAAAAGACGATCCTCTCCAAACAATATGGTTGTCAAGCTGTGTCCAGTTTGTGTTTGTCCAAGAAGACCATCTCTGGGAGGAAGCATCAGCATTGTacagcagctgaaacctggtcccgATTGAGTCCGAACATAGCTTGCTGA
- the LOC123995971 gene encoding uncharacterized protein LOC123995971 isoform X2, producing MKDTHTLLNLLLLLVYLAGSALTTDGGSGSTNGPLELTIVGPDFVKVGVPHSFDCSAQCSPSCSYRMSIDGQIWHGNELLFTARQWEESLNLTCTARNDYSGRSSTVTKILQVLAGPTNISITGPALMTPGAPQSFQCNADCRPSCNYTWKIKGRWLGGQGNKITVTPEELATSATLNCKAINSVSGLYAMATRTIPVTSGPSEVHVIGPDSVAVGFKSMFQCTAKCIPACDYRWTIDGHTVHGSEMEMTVEQHVKPEKIMCHAQNMVSTHFEVVTKSIRVEENDKKTILSKQYGCQAVSSLCLSKKTISGRKHQHCTAAETWSRLSPNIAC from the exons ATGAAGGATACACACACCCTGCTTAATCTACTTCTGCTGCTAGTGTACCTAGCAG GATCAGCTTTGACCACTGATGGAGGGAGTGGCAGTACCA ATGGTCCCTTGGAACTAACCATTGTGGGACCTGACTTTGTTAAAGTGGGTGTGCCACACAGCTTTGACTGTTCCGCCCAGTGCTCTCCCTCCTGTAGCTACAGAATGAGTATCGACGGGCAGATTTGGCATGGCAACGAGCTGTTGTTCACAGCTCGCCAGTGGGAGGAGTCCCTAAACCTCACATGCACTGCAAGGAATGATTACTCTGGGAGGTCCTCCACAGTAACAAAGATACTGCAGGTTTTAG CTGGACCTACCAACATATCGATCACAGGCCCTGCCCTGATGACCCCAGGGGCCCCTCAAAGCTTCCAGTGTAACGCAGACTGCCGTCCCTCCTGCAACTACACCTGGAAGATAAAGGGCCGATGGCTCGGGGGGCAGGGGAACAAGATTACTGTAACTCCCGAAGAGTTGGCCACCTCTGCTACCCTGAACTGCAAGGCCATCAACAGTGTGTCTGGGCTCTATGCCATGGCAACCAGGACAATTCCTGTAACAT CTGGTCCATCAGAGGTCCACGTCATCGGCCCAGACTCTGTTGCAGTCGGCTTCAAGTCCATGTTTCAGTGCACTGCCAAATGCATTCCCGCTTGTGACTACCGCTGGACCATTGATGGTCACACTGTCCACGGCAGTGAGATGGAGATGACGGTCGAGCAACATGTGAAGCCAGAGAAGATTATGTGCCACGCTCAGAATATGGTCTCAACTCATTTTGAGGTGGTCACCAAGTCCATACGGGTGGAAG AAAATGACAAAAAGACGATCCTCTCCAAACAATATGGTTGTCAAGCTGTGTCCAGTTTGTGTTTGTCCAAGAAGACCATCTCTGGGAGGAAGCATCAGCATTGTacagcagctgaaacctggtcccgATTGAGTCCGAACATAGCTTGCTGA